The sequence ATGAGTTGTGCCAGATCAAAAACAGCACCTAAATGTGGGATACCACAATGGAGCCCATATTGATAAATGGTCATCCTATAATAAGAAAACATTGTAATTTTAGGGGCACCTCGTATGGGCAAAACACCAAAAATAATCACACTGCTGGCCGCATTGGCTGCGGTGGGGATAGGGGGTGGCATGCTCGGTGCCCATTTTCTCAGTCAACACAGGGCCAGCAACGATACAGATCAGGTGAGAGAGTCCAGTGCTCAGCCTGACTTAACCGATCCGCGTCTTATTCAACAAGGGGCTTATATTGCGCGCACCGCCGATTGTGCGGCCTGTCATACCACGCCTGGCGGCGCGCCTTATGCAGGTGGCTTGGCCATGCAAACGCCATTAGGCGCCATTTACAGCACTAATATTACACCGGATCTCAACACCGGTATTGGCCACTATAGTTTGGCGGATTTTACCCGCGCGGTGAAACATGGGGTGCGAGCCGACAATCAACCTTTGTATCCGGCCATGCCGTATCCCTCCTATGCCATTATGCCCGATGAAGACATTGCGGCTCTATACGCCTTCTTTATGCATGAAGTGGACGCCGTAAACCAAGCGAACGGCGAGTCGACGATTCCTTGGCCACTGAATATGCGCTGGCCCATGAGCTGGTGGCAGCTGTTATTTGCGCCGGAACGAGAGTTTGTGGCTAATGAGCAATTAACCCCAGAAGAAAATCACGGTGCTTATCTGATTGAAGGGCCCGGCCATTGTGGCGCGTGTCATACGCCGCGCGGCTTGGCGTATCAAGAAAAAGCCATGAATCTGGCCAAGCTCGAGAAGAGTGACTTTTTGTCTGGCGCCGTGATTGATGGCTGGCGCGCGAAGAGCTTACGTAGTGAAGCCCGTGGATTGGATTCTTGGAGTAAGGAAGAGCTGGCGCTGTTCTTTAAAACCGGCCGTACCGATAAGGTCGCCGCCTTTGGTGCCATGGCGGATGTGATTGAGCACAGTACTCGCTATATGACTGACGCCGACATTAACGCCATGGCGGCGTATTTAAAGCAGTTACCGCCCGCCAAAAATAAAATTTTGGCCTTTGAACCTAAAGAAGATACCACTACCGCCTTGTTACAAGCGGGTGTGAATTTAGATAAAGGCGCCACTGTGTATGTGGAGAACTGTCAGGTTTGTCACCGCGCCGATGGCTTAGGTATGCCTCGGGTGTTTCCTGCTTTAGCGGGGAACTCGGCCATTTTTGCCAAAAATCCGCAGTCGGTGATCCAAATCACGCTAGAAGGCGGCAAGACGCCGAGTAATGATGTGGATGTGATGGATTTTGCCATGCCGTCCTTTAACCATTTAAGCAATCAAGAGTTGGTGGCGGTGATCAACTTTATCCGTAACGGTTGGCAAAATCAGGCGCCAGAAATTAGCGCTAATCAGATTGATCATATTCGCAAATTTTTACTCAACAAAGCGCCGAATTTAGTTTTTAACACAGTTTCTAACCCAGGCTCCCACTCCGTTACTAGTCCAGGCGCTAGCGCTAGCGCAAGCACAAGAGGTGTAGATGAATAAAGCATTGCAGGGGAGCAGGTTCACCCCATTAGTGGCGGCGCTATTAGTGAGTGCCGCTGTGAGTTTCACCATTAGCGCCAGCCACGCCGCCGAACCCACTCGTTATTCGGTATTGGATAAAGACGGCCAAACCTTGGCAGATTATGTGATCCCCAAAGATGCCGACATTAGTCATCATGAAAATGCTGAACAAATCTTGTATGGCAAGCGCTTGCTGAACGAAACCAAGCACCTGATGCCCGACAACGTGGGCTCACACATGAACTGCAATAGCTGCCATGTGGCGCAAGGCAAAAAGCCCCAAGGGGCGCCCTATATCAATACCTATAATTCGTTCCCGCAAATGAACCCCAGAGCAGAGCGCATCTTTCAGCTTGAAGATAGGATCAACGGTTGCATGCAGCGCTCCATGAACGGCAAGCCGCTGGCAGAAGACTCAAAAGAAATGCGTGCCATGATTGCTTATATGAAATGGCTGGCGCAAGACGTACCCCACGGCGCTAAAGTGCAAATCCAAAACAGCGGCGCTATCGACATGAGCCTAACGCCAGACCCAATGCGCGGGGCGGCCATTTACGCCCAACAATGTGCGGCTTGTCATGGTGCCAACGGCGAAGGACGGCGAGACGCCTCTGGTACTATGGCGTTTCCGCCCTTATGGGGAGACGAGTCTTTTAATCTTGGTGCCGGCATGGCGCGCACCTATAAAGCCGCCGCCTTTATTAAGTACAATATGCCGATGGGCGTCAATACTCATGGCGGTTGGGGCGAAGGGGGCGTGCTTAATGATCAAGATGCGGTGGATGTGGCCGAGTATTTTACCCATCAGCCCAGACCTGGTTATCCGGATAATATTCACGACTTTCCCAGTGGCAAGCGGCCAAAGGATTTTCGTGAGTAATGGCTGAGATCTGACGAGTAATACACACCAAAATGCCGAGCTAAGCTCGGTATTATTTATGGTGTGAAACAACGCTTACCGTTCAACACCTTACGCCGTACGTTAAAAGCTCATCGTCTCTGGGTTGCCGCGCTGCGCTCGCAATGAACTGTGCTTTTTTTCAAGCAAATTCTGGTGAATAGGCTGTTTTTTTAGTTGCCACTGCAAATGCTTGAAGTCGTTCATACAGAGCCACGCAGGATGGATTGCATTTTCTTGCTGTCCAGCTGCATAGATACAGCAGTTGACGTAGCCGGCCTTGCCCCATTTTGGCTATGCCACCTCGCCCTCTAACAGAGCTGCCAGATTCGTAAGTCGTGGGGCTTACGCCTACATAAGCGCTGAGCTGTTTAATACTAATAAACTTAGTAAATCCACCCGTAGATATAATCAACTGAGTCGCTGTTTTACTACCGATTGAGGGAATACTGTTGAGTAGCTTATACAACTCAGCAAAATGCTTTTTTACTTGTTTTTCCAAGTGCGCTTCGCACTCTGTAATGTCCTGTTTAAGTTGCTCTTTGCGCCTTAAAAACTGCCTGTCTACCATTGCACTTCTGACCACTAAGTAGCTCTGTGCATGCCCACGATTAGACAAGCGTGTCATGTCTTCAGTGAGGTCGTCTAGCCAGCCTTGAGCGACTTTCAGCTCTTGTATGTGGTGAGGCTCAGGCTTCCAGAGCATAAACTCCACGCTTTCGCCGTAGCTCAAAATCAAGCTTGCATCAGCGGTGTCTGTTTTAACGCGAGACAGCCTCATTTGCCCATAGCGCTTAATTACTAACGGGTTTATCACCGCCACGTTACGCTCGGTTTCAAAGAGCGTGACAGCTAAGCGAGCATGATAAACGCCCGTGGCTTCCATCACGTAAATTGCGTCTGCTGGCGTGGCCTTCATAAGCTGATTTATTCCACTAGCAGTGGAGTCAAAGCGCTGAGTTTTAATGCGGTCATTTTCTTTCCAGGCAATATCAAACCAGTCTTTGCTAACATCTATACCTACAACCACTTTCATTCTTGTTTCTCCTGTTGCACATACCGGTGCTTAAGCAGTTTCAGCAATCCTAAATACGAGGTCTTAGCCTCAATGAACTGTTCGAAATTTACTTAAACAAGAGAGGGCGGCTATCATTGCGAACAGTCTTCAAAGACTAAAGACAAATAAAGCCTCAGCCCCTCTCTTTTGGTTGTTGGATTATACGTCTATAACCAACAGGGAAAGCATAGGATGACAAAGCGTGGTCTTTGCGAGCGTAGCGTGGCAATCCATTCTGTACGTCTGCACAGGGTCCCAACCATGGATTGCCGCGTCGTGGCGCTCCTGGTAATGAACCAAAGTGGG comes from Oceanisphaera profunda and encodes:
- a CDS encoding c-type cytochrome; this encodes MNKALQGSRFTPLVAALLVSAAVSFTISASHAAEPTRYSVLDKDGQTLADYVIPKDADISHHENAEQILYGKRLLNETKHLMPDNVGSHMNCNSCHVAQGKKPQGAPYINTYNSFPQMNPRAERIFQLEDRINGCMQRSMNGKPLAEDSKEMRAMIAYMKWLAQDVPHGAKVQIQNSGAIDMSLTPDPMRGAAIYAQQCAACHGANGEGRRDASGTMAFPPLWGDESFNLGAGMARTYKAAAFIKYNMPMGVNTHGGWGEGGVLNDQDAVDVAEYFTHQPRPGYPDNIHDFPSGKRPKDFRE
- a CDS encoding IS110 family RNA-guided transposase; this translates as MKVVVGIDVSKDWFDIAWKENDRIKTQRFDSTASGINQLMKATPADAIYVMEATGVYHARLAVTLFETERNVAVINPLVIKRYGQMRLSRVKTDTADASLILSYGESVEFMLWKPEPHHIQELKVAQGWLDDLTEDMTRLSNRGHAQSYLVVRSAMVDRQFLRRKEQLKQDITECEAHLEKQVKKHFAELYKLLNSIPSIGSKTATQLIISTGGFTKFISIKQLSAYVGVSPTTYESGSSVRGRGGIAKMGQGRLRQLLYLCSWTARKCNPSCVALYERLQAFAVATKKTAYSPEFA
- a CDS encoding cytochrome c — protein: MGKTPKIITLLAALAAVGIGGGMLGAHFLSQHRASNDTDQVRESSAQPDLTDPRLIQQGAYIARTADCAACHTTPGGAPYAGGLAMQTPLGAIYSTNITPDLNTGIGHYSLADFTRAVKHGVRADNQPLYPAMPYPSYAIMPDEDIAALYAFFMHEVDAVNQANGESTIPWPLNMRWPMSWWQLLFAPEREFVANEQLTPEENHGAYLIEGPGHCGACHTPRGLAYQEKAMNLAKLEKSDFLSGAVIDGWRAKSLRSEARGLDSWSKEELALFFKTGRTDKVAAFGAMADVIEHSTRYMTDADINAMAAYLKQLPPAKNKILAFEPKEDTTTALLQAGVNLDKGATVYVENCQVCHRADGLGMPRVFPALAGNSAIFAKNPQSVIQITLEGGKTPSNDVDVMDFAMPSFNHLSNQELVAVINFIRNGWQNQAPEISANQIDHIRKFLLNKAPNLVFNTVSNPGSHSVTSPGASASASTRGVDE